Below is a genomic region from Brassica rapa cultivar Chiifu-401-42 chromosome A08, CAAS_Brap_v3.01, whole genome shotgun sequence.
TGTTCACAAAATACCCAAGAAGGTTTGCATTCTATTGCTTGAATGCTTTTGATCTTGCTTATATGGAAGATTCTATCTTTCTGGTGAATAAGGGAGCTCTTACTGAGATGTTAAATTATTTGCAACAGGATACAACTCTTGATAGAAACTCACAACAAACCAGGACAAAGATTACTATCGCACAGGAGCCTGATTTTGCTACATCGCAGAGGGCTCACAGGACACGGTTAGAGACTAAATGTTTTCTGAATGTGATTTGTCACTCAAAAGGTGGAATCTCACATAATGTTTTGTTAATGACTGTTTCAGGCACAAGAATGATGCCAAGTTAGAACAGGACTTAACAACTGTATATAGATTCAAAGCACGTCCATTTAACCGAAAGGTTTGTAACTTTGTATCTGCTACTAAGAAATGCGAACTGGAAATTGTTTCATTTTCCTGGCTCAACTGATGCTCCTTTGCGATCTCTATAGATATTTGATGCTCCCTCATTGCCCATCCGGAAAAAGAGCACTCCAAAACTACCTGAGTTCCAAGTAAGTATAGTAAATGACTTTTGTCTCAGCTGGTATACTGTTTCAACACAAAAGTATGGTGTATGACTTGGGCTTATATGACTTTCCTTTAACAGGAATTCCATTTGAAGACTTCAGAAAGGGCTATGCAACATTCTTCCGCAGTGACAACAAGGTCTAATCAGGGGAGTGATGTGTATAAGGTAGCAACGATGTTGCTTTCTATTAGTTTCATCACGTGCCTGCTGTTCTTATCAAGTTTTTCTCTCTTCTAAACAACTCTATCCTGAAAAGTGAGTTTTCTTTATGACAGGGGTCAGACAAATCTAATATAACTGATGCACTTGACGGTGTTAACAGGGCAAATAGGAGGTATGACTTGCAAAATCACAgagaaaaattagaaaattgCTTGATTTCTCACTTCAACTTGTGTTTGAGGTTAATACTaacttacaatttttaaaaaaaatcttccaGACCAAGCGCTATGGATATATCTAAGCATGATGTCTCGGagggaaaacacatttttaaaGCTCGTCCTCTAAACAAGAAGGTACACTATCCTTTCTCGTGTCTCCTCCTCAACTTGCGTTATACTTGTCACTCCTGATACTCTTGCGAAACAGATACTTTCAAGCAAAGGAGACATGGgcattttcaaaaatagcaaGCGAGAAACAACAGTGCCTTTGGTATGGTAGTCTCTTAACCATTATTATTCTTTGCACTTGATCTTCTGTATGCTTGATTAGTGGAGTTTCCTGATAAGGATGAAACTGTTTTCGAAAATGCAACACAGGAGTTTAGTTTTCATTCGGAAAAGAGAGTTCAACCAGATTTACCAACAGACCTTTTCAGCAAGGTACGGCTCATGGTTAGGTTATCTCTTAAACACACTTTTGTTATTTGATTACTCTCGTAGTTCCCTGACCGGATCCGGTTTTCTTAAATCTGCAGCTCTCCATCAAATCTGAGCTCAAGCAAAACAATGGATCTGGCACAAGATTTCATCAAGCAAAGGTGAAGCTTGCGAAAATCAGTTTAACCTTGATTCGTTTTACTCCCATTCTAAAGTCTAATCTATTCTTGGTATAATAATAAGGGCTTCAAGGAAAATAGAGTGAACTCTTTCCAAGCAGGGAATGAGGTAAAGCACTTAAACTTATTACAAAACAGTAGCGTGTGCAACCAAGTACACCGGAGGTTTCTAATTTCTTGAATCCATTACAGGTAACAAACAGACTGGCAGCTGGACAACAAATACAATCTAGTAATAGCGGAGTAGTAATCAACCAAACAAACCAGCGATGGACCGCTAGTAGGTAAAGCTAATAAAGCGACCACTATCTTTTGAGAGTTGTTTTCTAATCGTATAGATCCATGGAACAACAAGCAAGtgcttatatatttattattgttgTTCTAATATGGCAGGAGCTTAGGCATTCGCTGATGGTATAGGAAAACAAAAGAAGCTTTTGTGGTATCTGCAATCATCATCACCAACAACTCCTTTTGTACATTCAAATTTGGTTCTCTTCTGTGTCTGATCCTACTCCTCCACTGTGAAGCAGAGACCAATTTGGCTTTTCTTCGGCAtctctttttatataaaaaggaaggaaagaaaaaaagaaaaatgtaaatCAGAAATACTCTGAATCTCTTGAATTTTAATTCACCAACCTTTATAGGTAAATATGAGACTGATCTAAACTAAGTAtactttggtttttgttttagtcTACATCTGAAACAAGCTTTTGTTTATAAAGTGAAACACTACCATCACATTCTTTGATCCCAGATTTCAACTCTGACTTGACACACATTACCGTGTTATGAACCCTCATGGACAGACGATTGTAACCGGAGCCGGAGATGAAACCTTAACAACAACCAAGAAGATTACGAGGAAAGAAAGAGACCACATAAAATCCAAAAGAATAATTTTGGAACCATTAAGCAAGGAGAGGCCACTACGCTCTTTGTATCGTAGACCAGACAAGTTCTTTTTACCATCACTCCCAATCTTTCTCTTTTACTCTTCACGTTTCTCCTTTGGTTTCACGTGTGAAATGGCTCATACTAACTTGACTTTGGTGATGATTTCTAGACATTTCGATGGCCAGACAAGACTAACTATACAGTTTCTTTGCCTTCAAAACACTTTGATGGGTCAAAGACTCACGAAGTATTAAAACACTTTTTAACTTAACTTTTGTATTAATCAAACCTACAAACAATCATTAGTTTCCTACACCACATTATGtacaccaaaccaaaccaataatCTTCCATTTCATTCAATTTACAAACCACCAAAAGGGTTTTCATCAGAGTTTCTCCGGATTAGGAGTTAGACATTTTCTCCGGATTATGAGACCAGGGAATGGAGATAACAGGTGGGGAACAACAAGTGCACTCATCCACGCACTGTGACTCAGGAAGAGTATGAGTCCTCCTGTGACCATCATCATCAGGTGAAGTAGTAGTAGTAGCTTCCCAAAGGGGACCCCAACATTCAACTCTGTTGAACTCATCGACATTGGAATGGAAATGAACCCAAACAGGAGCTTCTTGTAACTCCGGATACTTGTTCAACAAGTCCCCATCTCCATGAACAATAGCCTTCAACACCTATCAAAAAACGTTCAATAGTAAGCAAAAACAACATGAAACCAATAACAGAATTTTGGATCACACTTACAATAGGTAGCTCTTTGCAAAAGATGTAGTAACGAAACTTTGCGAAAATATCTAAAAGGATATGTCCACCGCTGATATGACAGTGAACGTGAAGCGACATTTTCCCTTTCACTTTCTTCCACTCTGCTACCACTTCATCTCTGTATAGCTTATTTGCCCATCCTTGCAACTGTATACAAACATTCATTCAAAACACCTCCCAAATTGCTTTAAGAGCAGAGAAAGGTAACTCTTTTTTGGTTACCTGAGAGTTGTTAATGGAGTGAGAGATAGCTAAAGTTAGTTTAGCAGTAATGTCACTGTGAGTGAGGGTGTAAGTTCTAGGGAGCGTTGGTGGATGCTTCTTCTCATCAACCCCTACAAACAATACTTTCAACTTCGATGATTCGAAGATCGCTGGTCCAAACAACCTTGTCATCTGCACGCCAGATTAAAAAGCTAAGCTCTCACGATATTGGAattacatagattttgaaacaGAATTGCTTACGGGAACAATGCCTTGGCTCTTCATCTTCGATCTTCCATTGGAGACAAGGAGTGAGTTGCTGCTGTTACCCCGTTTGTCTGAGTAACCTGGTTTGAGCCTTGCCGGTAACAGTAGACTCGTCGACAAACTACACATTGCTGCTCTCTTGAGTGTTTTCTTTCTTCAGAACTAAACACAGAGAGACCCTTTTGCGGCGAGGCTTGAGAACCAGATCTCACACGATCGCTAGCTGTGTTCGTACAACGAAACCCAAATCGAAAGCTTGTGACTTTGAGAAAACCCAACTCGAGAATGTTACTCTTCTTGGAATTTAGGGCTCTTTTGATGCGTGTCTAGGGGTTGGTTCTTGTGTGTAGATGGCATTGCTTCACGTTAGAGATCTTCAGACAGATCTTGGATTATTTTTCTGAGCCTCAGAGAGTGCCACGTGTCCTCTTCATTTTTTGAGCCGAACCCAACCTGTCTGGTTTATTTCCGGTTCAATATAGTTTtgttggtttattcggtttagaAATTAGATGTCAAATCCTACCTTGTAACGTTAAAAatcctttttttaaaaaaaaattctctaggTTCAAAATTGATCgtataaaaatttagaaatcaGTGATGATTGGTTTGACTGCGACTGTAAAACTTTGACTGTAAAAGTTTAACCGTGAGTAAGTTGGTTGTAATAGTAGTAAAATTGTTATTATAGACTTTTTTGTAAAGATTTTTACTatagttaaatttgttgtagttgtaatatatatgatgtaaatattttaaaataaaatatatgaaatatgcgatgtatatataagataaatatttttatcaattaatataatttatattaatattttttttaaaaaaattatcaaagttaacatttatttaaaatgtaaataatattaatgttatttaaaatatttcaataatttaaaatacaCCCAAAATATTTCAatgattatcttttttttttgaaattatagataatttttcattttacagaTTCTAAAGCCTATAAAAGAAAGATATATGtttttgcctaaaatacataagaaaacAAGTTTGCTTTTTTATGctgtaaatttaaaaataaagataaagcatgattggttaaaattaatagaaatttaatgtagacattaattttaaaaaataaatatataacatgattggtaaatttaatgatttaaaaataaataatactaaAGTAAAAAGATAAAACTCAACCAATTAATCCGTCATttacaaagaagcagaagttgTTTCAAATATACAAGTGAAGTTTCTCTATAgacagttacaaaaaaaaaaaaaagtttctccATAGAATTTTTCACGATGAGCATGTCTCGCCGTTTAAGATTTCCATCCCCTGTTTCATTGTACTGTTTTTGTTAATTACCTTACTGTCGAGGCTCGAGCGTAACTCTGTTTTTGTTAATTATCTTACTGTGTACCATAACTCCGAATCCCATTGGACCTTTAATATTGTCAGTTGTTAAAAAATGAAACTATAATCAACAAAAAGTATgcccttttcaaaaaaaaaaatcaacaaaaagtAACTGAAAGTTCACAATGACGCACACGTTTAATAAACCGGTTCAAAACAATCTTTCAGTGTGGCTCAACCTCAGTGACTTGACCTGGCGAAGAGGTTTCACCTGAATCATCACTATGACCAAAAAATGCATGTGTAGGAACAACTCCAATCCACCTCTATTTCtaactctataatagcatttagaggtaAAACTACTTCAACCCATCTCTATTTttgcctctaaaatagagattgctattttctcctctatttatagaggaagaaatagcattcctctatattttgctctatatgtagagatctctattttagagaaatacattggagtaaaacccatctctattatagagttcttctattttagaagtaaaaatagagaaatacattggagatggtctaagaaaGAGAAAAGTCAGAGAGTTACTGTTGAAACTATGAACAACTGAGTTCATGTTTGTTCTTCTCATTACACTCAGGGCCGGCTTAATGGGTAGGACGAACGATGCACCCGCCCAGAaccaccaaaaaaaacaaaaaattggtAATATAAAAAGCCATATATTGTTGCACAGAATAAGGgcccatttttttttatataacaaaGATCATATTTTTTTGGAAAGTACTTATTGTGTTAATTTTAGACAATACTTAATGATATAGTAAgataagtttttataaaaattataatacaaaAGCAAGTGATAAATTTAGTTAAtttgtttgaaaattttattatttaaaaaaaataatatttaaactataattataataccaaattttaaatagttatagggcctaaatttttttttacccaAAAACACTTCAGAATGCTAAGCCGGTCCTGATTACACTCTCTTGAACGCAAAGTCCTATGTTGGGACAACAATCCTCTACGTTGGAGAATAAGTAAAGAATCAATTACAAGGATTGAGACTGACAATTCTCTACGTTGGAGAATCTTCTTGAATTATAAATACATGAAACAGGACAAAAACAAAGTATTAAATAATGTTCTTGAATTGGCAGTGAAATGTTACAAAAAGCATCATTCAAACTTGCATACAGAGAATCAGTTCCATCTTCAGCGAGGCTCTAGTTCAGTAATAGTCGTGTCACAAATAGAATCACTAACAGATTTTACTGTAGATTGACTTGATTCGGACACGGATACCTGCTCAAATTCGGGCCTGCTACGCGGGAAAAAACTCGGTAGTTGAGGCACTGGTAGACTGATTGTGTTGCTAGTGAGCATCAAGATGATAGTTGATAACATTGGACGGTCTTCTGGATTGTCTTGAACACATAAGAGCGCAATATGGATGCATCTAGTGACTTCATTACTTTGATTATTCCTTCCAATTGATGGATCCAACAGTTCCAGTGGTGACCCGTTTCTCCAAAGCCTCCAAGCCTAATACAAAATGAATATATCAAGAAACCTTTGTCATAATgtttataatatgttaagttGTTGAGGTCTTTAATGCTCACATTATTGACCAAGTTTCCAGCAGTACTCGTTTCATCCATCTGGTAGACGTTACTGTTTTTCTTTCCACTTATAATCTCGAGAACTAAGACTCCAAAGCTATAAACGTCAGATTTCATGGAAAATTGACCTTGCAATGCATACTCAGGAGACATGTAAGCGCTGAAATTACATACAAGTATGGTGAATATTAAATACAAAAGCTGAAATTACATACAAGTTATGAGGATAACTTACTAGGTTCCAGCAATTCTGTTGGTATTGCCTTGAGTTTGATCTATTCCAAAGATTGTAGACAGTCCAAAATCTGAAATCTTTGGGTTCATATCAGCATCCAAGAGAATGTTACTTGTTTTAAGGTCACGATGAATGATTGTGAGCTGTGAATCTTGATGAAGATAAAGAATTCCTCTAGCAATCCCTCCAATGATCTTGTATCGTTGAGACCAGTCTAGCTGACCTTGCTTTTCAGGGTCTGCACATTTCCATGCACCATAAAACAATCAGTTTAAAAGCTGAAGAAGAAACCTTCTAAAATAAGCAAAAAACTATTGAAAGGAACCATACCAAATAGGAAATAGTCAAGGCTTTTGTTAGGGACAAACTCATAGATGAGAatcttttcttctccttccaaaCAGAATCCAAGAAGCCTAACAAGATTCCTATGTTGAAGTTTTGACACAAGAACAGCCTCGTTCCTGAACTCTCTTGTCCCTTGTCCTGACATTTTCGACAGTCGCTTCACAGCCACTTCCGTTCCAGTTGATAGTGTACCCTATATACCATTGAATAAAACAAACATGGCCGGTTATTTTTCATAgtgtatatatagaaaaaaaaaaggaaaacagtGACCTCCTTACCTTGTAAACCTCGCCAAACCCACCTTCACCGAGCTTATTACTACTGGAAAAATTGTTTGTTGCAACTTCAATTGTCTTAAAGTCGTATTGTGATGAATTTGTAGTTGAGATATCACTATCATCTGCAAAGCAAGGGTGTATAATTAGTTATGCTTCAAGTTTCcaacaaaaagagttaaacaAACAAGAAACTAACTTTCAAACTGAGTTCTTTGGTATGAGTTTCTCCTCCGGCATAGAACATAACCAAGAACAAGCAGTATCAAGACGCCAACAACAGTTGCAACGGTAA
It encodes:
- the LOC103834270 gene encoding protein TPX2 isoform X3 encodes the protein MKIWRSSQRRSRRKRSTLSTSLMPLGGSISLGWSQRRSLNPPSSGFTLLPPTLPLVTFVTKLLLSEEVSDDKTEAAASTRSETAEDVCERDRETYQPSHINKTGNGMRFGIFSSQQGSHLKKLPSQPICKGPTVSNHNQNDKPKFRAKSSIRSTPRSSTLMRPTASQLAKQNNASKFHMQVDQIHEKGICGTEVQAAKRQKLDGGLLRKVADTKQEMNFVHKIPKKDTTLDRNSQQTRTKITIAQEPDFATSQRAHRTRHKNDAKLEQDLTTVYRFKARPFNRKIFDAPSLPIRKKSTPKLPEFQEFHLKTSERAMQHSSAVTTRSNQGSDVYKGSDKSNITDALDGVNRANRRPSAMDISKHDVSEGKHIFKARPLNKKILSSKGDMGIFKNSKRETTVPLEFSFHSEKRVQPDLPTDLFSKLSIKSELKQNNGSGTRFHQAKGFKENRVNSFQAGNEVTNRLAAGQQIQSSNSGVVINQTNQRWTASRSLGIR
- the LOC103834270 gene encoding protein TPX2 isoform X2, with translation MEMDEDMEIEPTAFEAKEIDLEYEFDASRWFDFTRMESAEESQSAEFWFHSAPSYAPSPFVTKLLLSEEVSDDKTEAAASTRSETAEDVCERDRETYQPSHINKTGNGMRFGIFSSQQGSHLKKLPSQPICKGPTVSNHNQNDKPKFRAKSSIRSTPRSSTLMRPTASQLAKQNNASKFHMQVDQIHEKGICGTEVQAAKRQKLDGGLLRKVADTKQEMNFVHKIPKKDTTLDRNSQQTRTKITIAQEPDFATSQRAHRTRHKNDAKLEQDLTTVYRFKARPFNRKIFDAPSLPIRKKSTPKLPEFQEFHLKTSERAMQHSSAVTTRSNQGSDVYKGSDKSNITDALDGVNRANRRPSAMDISKHDVSEGKHIFKARPLNKKILSSKGDMGIFKNSKRETTVPLEFSFHSEKRVQPDLPTDLFSKLSIKSELKQNNGSGTRFHQAKGFKENRVNSFQAGNEVTNRLAAGQQIQSSNSGVVINQTNQRWTASRSLGIR
- the LOC103834270 gene encoding protein TPX2 isoform X1, whose product is MEMDEDMEIEPTAFEAKEIDLEYEFDASRWFDFTRMESAEESQSAEFWFHSAPSYAPSPFVTKLLLSEEVSDDKTEAAASTRSETAEDVCERDRETYQPSHINKTGNGMRFGIFSSQQGSHLKKLPSQPICKGPTVSNHNQNDKPKFRAKSSIRSTPRSSTLMRPTASQLAKQNNASKFHMQVDQIHEKGICGTEVQAAKRQKLDGGLLRKVADTKQEMNFVHKIPKKDTTLDRNSQQTRTKITIAQEPDFATSQRAHRTRHKNDAKLEQDLTTVYRFKARPFNRKIFDAPSLPIRKKSTPKLPEFQEFHLKTSERAMQHSSAVTTRSNQGSDVYKGSDKSNITDALDGVNRANRRPSAMDISKHDVSEGKHIFKARPLNKKILSSKGDMGIFKNSKRETTVPLEFSFHSEKRVQPDLPTDLFSKVRLMLSIKSELKQNNGSGTRFHQAKGFKENRVNSFQAGNEVTNRLAAGQQIQSSNSGVVINQTNQRWTASRSLGIR
- the LOC103834271 gene encoding magnesium dechelatase SGR1, chloroplastic, with protein sequence MCSLSTSLLLPARLKPGYSDKRGNSSNSLLVSNGRSKMKSQGIVPMTRLFGPAIFESSKLKVLFVGVDEKKHPPTLPRTYTLTHSDITAKLTLAISHSINNSQLQGWANKLYRDEVVAEWKKVKGKMSLHVHCHISGGHILLDIFAKFRYYIFCKELPIVLKAIVHGDGDLLNKYPELQEAPVWVHFHSNVDEFNRVECWGPLWEATTTTSPDDDGHRRTHTLPESQCVDECTCCSPPVISIPWSHNPEKMSNS
- the LOC103834272 gene encoding cysteine-rich receptor-like protein kinase 11 isoform X2, which gives rise to MSGEDSKRLSTGIVVAITVATVVGVLILLVLGYVLCRRRNSYQRTQFENDSDISTTNSSQYDFKTIEVATNNFSSSNKLGEGGFGEVYKGTLSTGTEVAVKRLSKMSGQGTREFRNEAVLVSKLQHRNLVRLLGFCLEGEEKILIYEFVPNKSLDYFLFDPEKQGQLDWSQRYKIIGGIARGILYLHQDSQLTIIHRDLKTSNILLDADMNPKISDFGLSTIFGIDQTQGNTNRIAGTYAYMSPEYALQGQFSMKSDVYSFGVLVLEIISGKKNSNVYQMDETSTAGNLVNNAWRLWRNGSPLELLDPSIGRNNQSNEVTRCIHIALLCVQDNPEDRPMLSTIILMLTSNTISLPVPQLPSFFPRSRPEFEQVSVSESSQSTVKSVSDSICDTTITELEPR